Proteins encoded in a region of the Pieris napi chromosome 5, ilPieNapi1.2, whole genome shotgun sequence genome:
- the LOC125049836 gene encoding prostaglandin reductase 1-like, with protein sequence MVKARKYVVKRHFQGVPKKDDFEIVEYELPQLKTGHFSVKAEWISVEPYFRAYNSRIPTPYDQFGFQIGTITESKNPDFPVGCRVVTHKGWCDYSVVTNLKETFGNVHLLPDLQGLPFELVLGALGMPGVTAYFGFLEICKPKAGETVVVSGAAGAVGSIVGQIAKIKGCRVIGFAGSDDKVQWLEKELGFDKAINYKTADVSKALKDAAPKGVDCYFDNVGGELTAAIYSQMNSYGRVSLCGCISSYNEDPTTYKTSSVLPLILFKQLKVEGFIVSRWLEPEDRRSEAITALAQWIKQGKIKTRSHVTEGFDKIYDAFVGMLAGENTGKAVVKV encoded by the coding sequence ATGGTTAAGGCAAGAAAATACGTCGTAAAAAGGCATTTTCAAGGAGTTCCCAAAAAGGATGACTTTGAAATTGTCGAATATGAATTGCCGCAGCTGAAAACCGGTCATTTCTCCGTTAAAGCTGAATGGATCAGTGTCGAACCTTATTTTAGAGCCTACAACTCTAGAATACCCACTCCCTATGACCAGTTCGGCTTTCAAATAGGTACAATTACAGAGTCAAAGAACCCAGACTTTCCAGTTGGCTGCAGGGTGGTTACTCATAAGGGATGGTGTGACTACAGCGTGGTTACCAATTTAAAAGAAACCTTCGGTAATGTACATTTATTGCCAGATCTTCAAGGTCTACCCTTTGAGTTGGTATTGGGAGCTTTAGGCATGCCTGGAGTCACCGCTTACTTTGGTTTTCTTGAAATCTGTAAACCAAAAGCTGGCGAGACCGTGGTTGTATCGGGAGCAGCGGGTGCCGTCGGATCCATTGTAGGACAGATTGCAAAGATCAAGGGGTGTAGAGTTATTGGATTCGCTGGCTCCGATGACAAAGTGCAATGGCTTGAGAAGGAACTAGGATTCGACAAAGCTATAAACTACAAGACTGCGGATGTTAGTAAAGCTTTAAAAGACGCAGCTCCAAAAGGCGTAGATTGTTATTTTGACAACGTAGGCGGGGAGCTGACTGCTGCTATTTATAGCCAAATGAATTCGTATGGAAGAGTTTCTCTCTGCGGTTGCATTAGTTCGTACAATGAGGACCCAACCACGTATAAGACATCATCAGTGCTGCCGCTCATCTTATTCAAGCAGCTAAAAGTGGAGGGTTTTATAGTTAGCAGGTGGTTAGAACCAGAAGACAGGAGGTCAGAGGCGATCACTGCTCTGGCACAGTGGATAAAACAAGGCAAGATAAAGACAAGAAGCCATGTGACCGAAggatttgataaaatatatgatgCCTTTGTAGGAATGCTCGCTGGAGAAAATACGGGAAAGGCTGTTGTAAAAGTTTGA